A genomic stretch from Candidatus Eisenbacteria bacterium includes:
- a CDS encoding amino acid decarboxylase, with product MTEKRSRDSAVSSTGDIWSSDEFQEYGDWILNWISHYFSNPQEYPVLAKVQPGEIRKRLPQHPPNRSEPMENVWSDFQSVILPGITHWNHPGFMAYFGITGSQPGILAETLSAALNVNGMLWKASPAATELEEVTLDWLRQLLGLPSRFWGVIQDTASLSSLVAMIAARQTIPGVRDEGLCGRSDLPPLRYYISQEAHSSIEKAGIVLGIGRKGVCSIPSDKNFRMDTRLLEKSIRADLDQGIRPFAVVATAGTTSTTSVDPLDRIAEICRRYKLWFHVDAAYAGAAALLPEKRELFKGWERADSIVVNPHKWLFCPIDLSVLYCRKPQVIREALSLVPAYLETPEADEVVNFMDYGVALGRRFRSLKLWFVLRTFGREGLQTRLQEHIRLAQQFSRWVGRSTLFRRMAPTPFSTVCFRLEPRSLKATPHKMTPATLDKLNETLLRNVNASGEIFISSTRLRGRTILRLAIGNIRTDERYLRRTCEILEAEAKRLLK from the coding sequence ATGACTGAGAAGAGGAGCCGGGATTCCGCTGTTTCTTCCACGGGCGACATCTGGTCCTCCGATGAGTTTCAGGAGTACGGCGACTGGATATTGAACTGGATTTCACATTACTTCTCCAATCCGCAGGAATATCCGGTCCTGGCCAAGGTCCAGCCGGGAGAGATCCGCAAGCGATTGCCCCAGCACCCGCCGAACCGGTCCGAACCGATGGAAAATGTTTGGAGCGATTTCCAATCGGTCATCCTGCCCGGGATCACTCATTGGAATCACCCCGGTTTTATGGCCTATTTCGGCATCACGGGTTCACAACCGGGAATCCTGGCTGAAACCCTATCGGCCGCGCTCAATGTCAATGGGATGCTCTGGAAGGCATCACCTGCGGCGACCGAGCTGGAGGAAGTGACCCTCGACTGGCTTCGTCAACTGCTGGGCCTCCCCTCCCGCTTCTGGGGGGTTATACAAGATACCGCATCCCTATCAAGTCTCGTCGCCATGATAGCGGCCCGCCAAACAATCCCCGGTGTTCGTGACGAGGGTTTGTGCGGCCGGAGCGATCTTCCACCGCTGCGCTATTACATTTCTCAAGAAGCGCACTCCTCAATTGAAAAGGCGGGCATTGTTTTGGGTATCGGACGCAAAGGGGTCTGCAGTATTCCCTCCGATAAAAACTTCCGGATGGATACCCGTCTCCTGGAGAAATCCATTAGAGCTGATCTGGATCAAGGGATCCGCCCCTTCGCCGTGGTTGCCACGGCCGGGACAACCTCGACAACCAGTGTCGATCCGCTGGATCGGATCGCGGAGATCTGCAGGCGCTATAAATTATGGTTCCACGTCGATGCCGCCTATGCCGGCGCGGCCGCGTTGCTTCCCGAGAAAAGAGAGCTTTTCAAAGGATGGGAGCGGGCCGATTCGATTGTGGTTAATCCGCACAAGTGGCTTTTCTGTCCTATCGATCTGAGTGTGCTTTATTGCCGGAAACCGCAGGTGATTCGCGAAGCCCTCTCGCTCGTGCCGGCCTATCTCGAGACGCCCGAGGCGGATGAGGTTGTCAATTTTATGGATTATGGTGTCGCCTTGGGGCGGCGTTTTCGATCGTTGAAGCTTTGGTTTGTTCTTCGCACCTTCGGCCGTGAGGGACTTCAGACGCGCTTGCAGGAGCATATCCGTTTGGCTCAGCAATTCTCCCGCTGGGTAGGCCGGTCCACCCTCTTCCGAAGAATGGCGCCCACACCGTTTAGCACCGTTTGCTTCCGTTTGGAACCCAGGTCATTAAAAGCAACACCCCATAAGATGACCCCGGCAACTCTGGACAAGCTCAACGAGACATTGCTTCGAAATGTTAATGCCAGCGGGGAGATTTTTATCTCATCTACCCGGTTGAGGGGGCGGACGATTTTACGATTGGCGATCGGGAATATCAGGACGGATGAACGTTATCTACGAAGAACCTGTGAGATACTCGAGGCGGAGGCGAAGAGACTTTTAAAATAA